Proteins encoded by one window of Porphyromonas vaginalis:
- a CDS encoding ABC transporter ATP-binding protein: MRQSNNQSLGALGRLGRSMGSKRPIAYLGLACSAVAHVVALVPFIFIWLILRELLSGSVDSSAITRWAWWAVGAGLLYLLLYGLALMLTHVAAFRVERTLRGDAMRRMLEMPLGFFDQQNLGKLKNVIDDNVGLTHTFCAHQLPDLVGTLVCFGTLCVMMFVLEWRMALLCLIPVLIQLLAMGSMMTNKAYRESMGAYMNHQQRMSSEAVEYVRGMPVVKAFQQSIYSFNAFHQTLLDYAKWAKVYARSCRRMFSIYTVASFGYAFILVPFAYYLLSRGEDMVGVVSSLVFFILVTPFIGECTMRLMYVVSGKREAVQALDRLDALCDASLGAKDSTPLKLSSHTIQLEGVSFRYTPEAPLAVSDVTLTIPEGACVALVGASGSGKTTLARLVARFWDVETGRITIGGEDISQVAVEEVLRHISFVFQSERLFKKSIRDNVAYGSAKATDEEIYAALDKAHCLELVRSLPQGLDTVIGSKGVYLSGGEQQRIALARAFLKDAPILLLDEATSFADPESEHAIQESLHRLMVHKTVLMIAHRLSSVVNADLIVVMQQGRIVEQGSHTELLARTNGLYASMWQEYQESIKWTI; encoded by the coding sequence ATGAGACAATCAAACAATCAATCCCTAGGCGCATTGGGACGCCTAGGACGCTCCATGGGGAGCAAGCGGCCGATCGCTTATCTAGGGCTGGCCTGCTCTGCTGTGGCGCACGTGGTGGCACTGGTGCCATTCATCTTTATTTGGCTTATCCTGCGTGAGTTGCTCAGTGGCTCTGTGGACTCCAGCGCCATCACGCGATGGGCTTGGTGGGCAGTCGGGGCGGGACTGCTCTATCTACTCCTCTACGGGTTGGCACTGATGCTGACGCATGTGGCAGCCTTTAGGGTAGAGCGGACTTTGCGAGGGGATGCTATGAGGCGTATGCTGGAGATGCCCTTGGGCTTCTTCGATCAGCAGAACCTAGGCAAGCTCAAAAACGTCATCGACGACAATGTTGGTCTGACCCACACTTTCTGCGCTCACCAGTTGCCAGACCTCGTTGGGACGCTGGTCTGCTTTGGGACGCTCTGCGTGATGATGTTTGTCCTGGAGTGGCGCATGGCTTTGCTCTGTCTCATACCAGTCTTGATACAGCTCCTAGCGATGGGCTCGATGATGACCAACAAAGCGTACCGTGAGAGTATGGGTGCCTATATGAATCACCAGCAAAGGATGAGTAGCGAGGCGGTCGAGTATGTGCGTGGTATGCCCGTGGTGAAAGCTTTCCAGCAGTCGATCTACTCCTTCAATGCTTTTCACCAGACGCTACTGGACTATGCTAAGTGGGCGAAGGTCTATGCTCGTAGTTGTCGGCGTATGTTTAGCATCTACACGGTAGCTTCCTTTGGCTATGCCTTTATCTTGGTACCCTTTGCCTATTATCTCTTGAGCCGAGGCGAAGATATGGTCGGTGTGGTGAGTAGCTTGGTCTTCTTTATCCTCGTGACGCCCTTCATCGGGGAGTGTACGATGCGACTCATGTATGTGGTCAGTGGTAAGCGTGAGGCTGTGCAGGCTCTGGATAGGCTGGATGCCCTCTGCGATGCCTCTTTGGGGGCAAAGGATAGTACGCCTCTCAAGCTTTCTAGTCATACGATCCAGCTGGAGGGGGTATCCTTTAGATATACTCCAGAGGCTCCTCTGGCGGTGAGTGATGTGACGCTCACAATCCCTGAGGGCGCCTGCGTGGCTCTCGTAGGAGCTAGCGGTAGTGGCAAGACAACGCTGGCTCGTCTCGTGGCTCGCTTTTGGGATGTGGAGACAGGGCGGATTACTATCGGGGGAGAAGATATAAGTCAGGTTGCTGTCGAGGAGGTGCTACGGCATATCTCCTTCGTCTTCCAGAGTGAAAGGCTCTTTAAGAAGTCCATCCGTGACAATGTAGCCTATGGGTCTGCTAAGGCTACGGACGAAGAGATCTATGCGGCTCTCGACAAAGCGCACTGCCTAGAGCTGGTGCGTAGTCTGCCACAAGGGTTGGACACGGTCATCGGCTCTAAGGGTGTCTACCTCAGTGGGGGAGAGCAGCAGCGGATCGCTCTGGCGAGAGCTTTCCTCAAGGATGCGCCTATACTGCTCCTTGACGAGGCTACCTCTTTTGCCGACCCTGAGAGTGAGCATGCGATCCAGGAGAGCCTGCATCGTCTGATGGTGCACAAGACCGTCCTGATGATAGCGCATCGTCTCTCCTCGGTGGTCAATGCGGATCTCATTGTGGTGATGCAGCAGGGACGCATCGTAGAGCAAGGCTCACACACGGAGCTACTGGCTCGTACTAATGGACTCTATGCCTCTATGTGGCAAGAGTATCAAGAATCTATCAAATGGACTATATAA
- a CDS encoding T9SS type A sorting domain-containing protein, whose amino-acid sequence MKQSNQQIFLRALGVSFFLVLLWSSLALSAQQSSYSVTFTTAKQVGEQIEFGYIAKDVNQITIDGVKEQPSKSNSGSVKYTLASQKITIRGELSHLFVSDAMLTQLDVTQMPSLVNLNCSKNELTTLDLSRCVKLNSILCFSNDITQIKGLSSATQLKRLICNENALSTLDLPKSTALEFIDCAQNNLPTLDLSKAPNLKTLVCSKNQIATLDLSQTPNLVALSCGDNVLQGLDLSGVKNLSYLECPRNQIKGISMTHLISTLPTPTQEGQLILVSSRKANQDNEATKVDVANARSRNWKVLNDNQEEYEGVAETFAVTLVVGDGGTAKVEGAKDLTKVEEGSQLTVVATPQTGYELDKIMAGDEDITTSKQFVVKGATEVKVTFKKSTAVTDVASAQLQIYPNPTAQELHIAGVAPHLLLTLYNIEGEAVAVAMADTQGIAEMDLSHLPAGLYLLQISGELHRIVVQRH is encoded by the coding sequence ATGAAGCAAAGTAATCAACAGATCTTTCTCCGCGCCCTCGGGGTGTCTTTCTTTCTCGTGCTGCTATGGTCATCACTGGCACTGTCAGCTCAGCAGAGCAGCTACTCGGTCACATTCACCACTGCCAAGCAGGTCGGTGAGCAAATCGAGTTTGGCTATATAGCTAAGGATGTCAACCAGATCACCATCGATGGAGTCAAGGAGCAACCCTCTAAGTCTAACTCAGGCTCCGTCAAGTATACGCTTGCATCTCAGAAGATCACGATACGTGGAGAGCTTTCTCATCTCTTCGTCTCTGATGCGATGCTGACGCAGCTAGATGTGACTCAGATGCCTTCGCTAGTGAATCTTAACTGTTCGAAAAATGAACTCACCACGCTAGACCTATCTCGCTGTGTGAAGCTAAATAGCATTCTCTGCTTTAGCAATGACATCACGCAGATCAAAGGACTTTCTTCCGCCACGCAGCTCAAGAGACTCATCTGCAACGAGAATGCGCTTTCTACGCTAGACCTTCCGAAGTCTACCGCATTGGAGTTTATCGACTGCGCACAAAACAACCTACCCACGCTAGATCTCTCGAAGGCCCCAAATCTTAAAACGCTCGTCTGCTCGAAGAACCAGATCGCAACACTGGACCTATCGCAGACCCCAAACTTGGTCGCTCTTAGTTGTGGAGATAATGTGCTACAGGGTCTAGACCTCTCTGGTGTAAAGAACCTTAGCTACCTAGAGTGCCCACGCAATCAAATCAAAGGCATCAGTATGACGCATCTGATCAGTACGCTACCCACACCTACTCAGGAGGGGCAACTCATCCTCGTCTCAAGTCGTAAAGCAAATCAAGACAATGAGGCAACAAAGGTCGATGTAGCAAATGCTCGCTCTCGCAACTGGAAGGTTCTTAACGACAACCAAGAGGAGTACGAGGGTGTCGCAGAGACTTTCGCAGTGACGCTCGTTGTTGGCGATGGCGGTACGGCAAAGGTTGAGGGTGCCAAGGATCTGACAAAGGTTGAGGAGGGTTCTCAGCTCACGGTCGTTGCCACTCCACAGACAGGCTATGAGCTGGACAAGATTATGGCGGGCGACGAAGATATCACGACAAGCAAGCAGTTTGTCGTCAAGGGAGCTACCGAGGTCAAGGTAACCTTTAAGAAGAGCACAGCCGTTACTGACGTAGCTAGTGCACAGCTGCAGATCTATCCCAATCCCACGGCTCAGGAGCTACACATAGCAGGCGTTGCACCACATCTGCTGCTCACACTATATAATATAGAGGGCGAAGCCGTGGCTGTCGCTATGGCAGACACGCAGGGCATCGCAGAGATGGACTTGAGCCATCTGCCTGCGGGGCTTTACCTACTCCAGATCTCAGGAGAGCTACATCGCATAGTGGTCCAGCGCCACTAA
- a CDS encoding T9SS type A sorting domain-containing protein, translating into MKQSNQQIFLRALGVSFFLVLLWSSLALSAQQTDHYVTMKTSKKVGEMIEIGLLAKEVDKISIDGVQEQPSRSGSSTPIKYTLSKQTVTIRGELSLLFVSDAMLTQLDVTNMPSLETLNCAQNNLTSLDLSRSVALKELHCLHNNITEIKGLASARQLKTLLCQANAISALDLSQMKALIHLDCSKNSISSLDLSNATALENLTCVENNITSLDLSQTKQLAFLDCSANKLTALNLSNLSHLDDVNCAGNQIRGKAMTQLISSLPAPEKGGWLILVSSSKDDEDNIATKEDVATAITRKWKVIDDKQDPYEGVDSYAVKLVIGDGGTAKIQEDVEPSKVPEGLKLTVIATPQTGYELDKIMAGGKDITTSKQFVVKGATEVKVTFKKSTAVTDVASAQLQIYPNPTAQELHIAGVAPHLLLTLYNIEGEAVAVAMADMQGVAEMDLSHLPAGLYLLHISGELHRIVLQRH; encoded by the coding sequence ATGAAGCAAAGTAATCAACAGATCTTTCTCCGCGCCCTCGGGGTGTCTTTCTTTCTCGTGCTGCTATGGTCATCACTGGCACTGTCAGCTCAGCAGACCGATCACTACGTCACTATGAAAACCTCTAAGAAGGTTGGCGAGATGATCGAAATCGGACTCCTTGCTAAGGAGGTCGACAAAATATCTATCGATGGAGTCCAGGAGCAACCCTCGAGGTCTGGCTCGAGCACGCCTATCAAATACACACTCTCTAAGCAGACCGTGACGATACGAGGAGAGCTCTCCCTGCTCTTCGTCTCAGACGCTATGCTGACGCAGCTTGATGTCACCAATATGCCTTCGCTGGAGACCCTCAACTGCGCTCAAAATAATCTTACCTCTCTAGACTTGTCTCGTAGTGTGGCACTAAAGGAGCTTCACTGCCTACACAATAACATCACGGAGATAAAGGGACTCGCCTCCGCACGACAGCTTAAGACGCTCCTCTGTCAGGCAAACGCTATTAGCGCATTAGATCTCTCTCAAATGAAGGCACTGATACATCTGGACTGCTCCAAAAACAGCATCTCCTCGCTAGATCTCTCTAATGCCACGGCTCTAGAAAACCTGACCTGTGTAGAGAATAATATCACCTCCCTAGATCTGTCTCAGACGAAGCAACTAGCTTTTTTAGATTGCTCTGCCAATAAGTTGACGGCTCTAAATCTATCCAACCTGAGCCACCTAGACGATGTCAACTGTGCTGGTAATCAGATAAGAGGAAAGGCTATGACACAGTTGATAAGTAGTCTACCAGCACCCGAAAAAGGCGGTTGGCTAATCCTAGTGTCGAGCAGTAAGGATGACGAAGACAATATCGCCACAAAGGAGGATGTAGCCACGGCTATCACGCGCAAGTGGAAGGTGATAGACGACAAGCAAGATCCTTACGAGGGTGTCGACAGCTATGCTGTGAAGCTCGTCATAGGTGATGGCGGTACGGCAAAGATTCAGGAAGATGTGGAGCCCTCTAAGGTGCCCGAAGGTCTTAAGCTCACGGTCATCGCTACACCACAGACAGGCTATGAGCTGGACAAGATTATGGCGGGTGGCAAAGATATCACGACAAGCAAGCAATTTGTCGTCAAGGGAGCTACCGAGGTCAAGGTAACCTTTAAGAAGAGCACAGCCGTTACTGACGTAGCTAGTGCACAGCTGCAGATCTATCCCAATCCCACGGCTCAGGAGCTACACATAGCAGGCGTTGCGCCACATCTGCTGCTCACACTATATAATATAGAGGGCGAAGCCGTGGCTGTCGCTATGGCAGACATGCAGGGCGTCGCTGAGATGGACTTGAGTCATCTGCCTGCCGGGCTTTACCTACTCCATATCTCAGGAGAGCTACATCGCATAGTGCTCCAGCGCCACTAA
- the gdhA gene encoding NADP-specific glutamate dehydrogenase, producing the protein MKTSEIIAQLEAKHPGEPEFIQAVREVLLSIEDIYNQHPEFEKNKIVERLVEPDRIFTFRIPWVDDKGEVQINLGYRVQFNNAIGPYKGGTRFHHTVNLSTLKFLGFEQTFKNALSTLPMGGGKGGSDFSPKGKSEREIMRFCQAYVTELYKYIGPDMDIPAGDVGVGGREVGFMYGMYKKLTRECTGTFTGKGHEFGGSRLRPESTGYGAIYMVNDICKQHNIDFKGKTVAVSGFGNVAWGATMKATELGAKVVCISGPDGYIYDENGVSTQEKFDYMCELRNSGNDVVEPYAKKFGAQFFAGKKPWEHKVDIALPCAIQNELNLEDAKKLVANGVTIVAEVSNMGCTAEAAEYFVEKRLIFAPGKAVNCGGVSCSCLEMSQNAAHIYWSEAEVDERLHQIMKDIHTQCVEYGKEPDGYINYVKGANIAGFMKVAKAMVGQGVC; encoded by the coding sequence ATGAAGACAAGTGAGATCATTGCCCAGCTAGAGGCAAAGCATCCAGGCGAGCCGGAGTTTATCCAGGCTGTCCGTGAGGTCCTCCTCTCTATCGAGGACATCTACAACCAGCATCCAGAGTTTGAGAAGAACAAGATCGTCGAGCGCCTCGTCGAGCCCGATCGTATCTTCACCTTCCGTATCCCCTGGGTAGACGACAAGGGTGAGGTACAGATCAACCTCGGTTACCGCGTACAGTTCAACAACGCCATTGGCCCGTACAAGGGTGGTACGCGTTTCCACCACACGGTGAACCTCTCTACGCTCAAGTTCCTCGGCTTCGAGCAGACCTTCAAGAACGCACTCTCTACGCTCCCTATGGGTGGTGGCAAGGGTGGCTCTGACTTCTCTCCAAAGGGTAAGAGCGAGCGCGAGATCATGCGCTTCTGCCAGGCTTATGTCACAGAGCTCTACAAGTACATTGGCCCGGACATGGACATCCCTGCAGGCGACGTAGGTGTAGGTGGTCGTGAGGTAGGCTTTATGTACGGTATGTACAAGAAGCTCACCCGTGAGTGCACTGGTACCTTCACTGGTAAGGGTCATGAGTTCGGCGGTTCACGCCTCCGTCCTGAGTCTACTGGCTATGGTGCTATCTACATGGTCAATGATATCTGCAAGCAGCACAACATCGACTTCAAGGGCAAGACGGTTGCTGTATCAGGCTTCGGTAACGTAGCTTGGGGTGCTACCATGAAGGCTACTGAGCTAGGCGCTAAGGTTGTCTGCATCTCTGGTCCTGATGGTTACATCTACGATGAGAACGGTGTCAGCACACAGGAGAAGTTTGACTACATGTGCGAGCTTCGCAACAGTGGTAACGACGTCGTAGAGCCATACGCTAAGAAGTTTGGTGCACAGTTCTTCGCAGGCAAGAAGCCTTGGGAGCACAAGGTAGATATCGCTCTCCCCTGCGCTATCCAGAATGAGCTCAACCTCGAGGACGCTAAGAAGCTTGTTGCAAACGGCGTAACAATCGTTGCTGAGGTTTCTAACATGGGTTGTACAGCAGAGGCTGCTGAGTACTTCGTTGAGAAGCGTCTCATCTTCGCTCCTGGTAAGGCTGTCAACTGCGGTGGTGTCTCTTGCTCTTGCCTAGAGATGTCACAGAACGCAGCTCACATCTACTGGTCTGAGGCTGAGGTAGACGAGCGTCTACATCAGATCATGAAGGACATCCACACTCAGTGCGTAGAGTATGGTAAGGAGCCAGACGGCTACATCAACTACGTCAAGGGTGCTAACATTGCCGGCTTCATGAAGGTCGCTAAGGCAATGGTTGGTCAGGGCGTCTGCTAA
- the ung gene encoding uracil-DNA glycosylase has translation MNVRIEPSWHRVLEEEFEKFYFETLTSFVRSEYQTKRIYPPGGQIFRAFDLCPFEDVRVVILGQDPYHGVGQAEGLAFSVPEGVEVPPSLRNILTEISSDLGHPSQIVGGHLTPWCSQGVLLLNATLTVVAHEAGSHQGRGWETFTDQVISLLSRQREHLVFMLWGNYARCKRALIDRQKHLILEAPHPSPLSAHRGFFGCRHFSKGNAYLQRYGYEPIRW, from the coding sequence ATGAATGTCCGTATAGAGCCTAGCTGGCATCGGGTGCTGGAGGAGGAGTTTGAGAAGTTTTACTTTGAGACTTTAACCTCTTTTGTGCGCTCGGAGTACCAGACGAAGAGGATCTACCCACCTGGAGGACAGATCTTTCGGGCTTTTGACCTTTGTCCCTTTGAAGATGTGCGGGTTGTCATTCTCGGGCAAGATCCTTACCACGGGGTAGGGCAAGCCGAGGGACTAGCCTTCTCTGTGCCAGAGGGTGTCGAGGTGCCACCCAGCCTGCGCAACATACTGACCGAGATCTCCTCCGATCTAGGGCATCCCTCGCAGATCGTCGGCGGGCATCTGACGCCCTGGTGCAGTCAGGGTGTCCTCTTACTGAACGCTACGCTAACGGTCGTAGCACACGAAGCAGGCTCGCATCAGGGACGCGGGTGGGAGACCTTCACCGATCAGGTTATCTCGCTCCTGAGTAGACAGAGGGAGCATCTCGTCTTCATGCTTTGGGGCAACTATGCGCGCTGTAAGCGGGCACTGATAGACCGCCAGAAGCACCTCATCCTCGAGGCGCCTCATCCTAGTCCGCTGTCGGCTCACCGGGGCTTCTTCGGCTGCCGGCACTTTTCCAAGGGCAATGCTTACCTACAGCGATACGGCTACGAGCCGATTCGCTGGTGA
- a CDS encoding acetyl-CoA hydrolase/transferase family protein — protein MQKNQDWKSYYQSHLTTPLEALKKELTEGCNIVIGHAAAAPDTLLKCMMEHVAELPAGNIFHVLYYGAGYQFTPEIAKNFNLKINFLEANARKACRAGLVDFFPCHFHEVPGLFTDGFYPVDVAIVQLTRPNEEGYCSFSLSCDYTKPATDAARVVIAEVNDQLPFIGGDNLIHVTKLNHIIEVSTAVPEVPPAVPGEIERKIGEICASMIKDGDTLQLGIGAIPDAVLSNLKDRKDLGIHSEMITDGVMKLMREGVITGKRKTRNPNKVVTAFAMGTKELYDFFDHNEEVEMYPVSYTNDPFVVASIDNMVSINSCLEIDLLGQVNAESIGYSMLSGSGGQVDFMRGARRSKGGRSILAFASTAKGGEISRIVPILAEGAAITTGRNDVDYVVTEYGVARLRGKTARERAEALIGIAHPKFREMLQEAVIKRWGK, from the coding sequence ATGCAAAAGAATCAGGACTGGAAGTCCTATTATCAATCTCATCTGACCACCCCCCTAGAGGCTCTCAAGAAGGAACTTACAGAGGGGTGTAACATTGTCATAGGTCATGCGGCTGCCGCCCCTGATACGCTCCTGAAATGTATGATGGAGCATGTCGCTGAGCTGCCCGCAGGTAATATCTTTCACGTCCTGTATTATGGTGCTGGGTACCAGTTTACGCCTGAGATAGCCAAAAACTTTAATCTTAAGATCAACTTCCTCGAGGCCAACGCGCGCAAGGCGTGCCGTGCGGGGTTGGTGGACTTCTTCCCCTGCCACTTCCATGAGGTGCCAGGGCTCTTTACCGATGGCTTCTACCCTGTAGATGTTGCTATCGTCCAGTTGACCAGACCCAATGAAGAGGGTTACTGCTCCTTCAGTCTCTCGTGTGACTATACCAAGCCAGCTACCGATGCTGCTCGTGTCGTAATCGCAGAGGTCAATGATCAGCTCCCCTTCATCGGTGGCGACAACCTGATCCATGTGACGAAGCTGAATCATATCATCGAGGTGAGTACGGCTGTACCTGAGGTGCCCCCCGCTGTGCCTGGTGAGATAGAGCGCAAGATCGGTGAGATCTGTGCATCCATGATCAAGGATGGCGACACGCTACAGCTAGGCATTGGTGCTATCCCCGATGCTGTCCTGAGCAATCTTAAGGATCGCAAGGATCTAGGTATCCACTCGGAGATGATCACCGATGGTGTTATGAAGCTGATGCGTGAGGGTGTCATCACGGGCAAGCGTAAGACGCGCAATCCTAACAAGGTGGTCACGGCCTTTGCGATGGGTACGAAGGAGCTGTACGACTTCTTTGACCACAATGAGGAGGTTGAGATGTATCCTGTGAGCTATACGAATGATCCCTTTGTCGTGGCTAGCATCGACAACATGGTCTCGATCAATTCTTGCCTAGAGATCGATCTGCTCGGTCAGGTTAATGCTGAGAGCATCGGCTACAGCATGCTGAGTGGCTCTGGTGGTCAGGTGGACTTCATGCGTGGTGCTAGACGCTCTAAGGGCGGGCGTAGTATCCTTGCCTTCGCTTCTACTGCCAAGGGCGGCGAGATCAGCCGTATCGTGCCGATCCTAGCCGAGGGCGCAGCCATCACCACGGGTCGCAACGACGTGGACTATGTTGTCACGGAGTATGGTGTAGCGCGTCTGCGTGGTAAGACGGCTCGTGAGCGTGCTGAGGCACTTATCGGCATCGCACATCCTAAGTTTAGAGAGATGCTTCAGGAGGCTGTCATCAAGCGCTGGGGCAAGTAG
- a CDS encoding iron-containing alcohol dehydrogenase yields MQPFTYYNPTKLVFGEGRIAELPRLIDPHYRILLVMGGGSIRSNGVYDAVCQALEGRSVTEFWGIESNPTVETIRKAVQLGRQEQCDFVLAVGGGSVIDASKLIIAAMCSDQDPWDIVRAGKHRGEHLPLGVVLTIPATGSEMNSGGVISCRETQEKYSFSSKHPQFSILDPRIPTSLPPYQVACGIADTFVHVMEQYMTTMRSPLLMDRMAEGVLHTLIEIAPGLTHNHQDVDLMGEFMLCATVGLNGYLSWGVDQDWSTHYIGHEVTALTGLTHGHTLAIILPATLQVMRHLGKQDKLLQYAARIWGLTPQACQGEEHAITAAIEATKQFFAKLGLSVTLRDAEVPHEVIDEVVRRFTERGTVLGEHQNMTPEIVRQILELAYE; encoded by the coding sequence ATACAACCCTTCACATACTACAATCCCACGAAGCTTGTCTTCGGAGAGGGACGCATTGCTGAGCTTCCTCGGCTCATTGATCCACACTACCGCATCCTCCTCGTGATGGGCGGTGGTAGTATACGAAGCAATGGCGTCTACGATGCCGTATGCCAAGCACTGGAGGGCCGCTCTGTGACCGAGTTTTGGGGCATCGAGTCCAATCCTACGGTCGAGACGATCCGTAAGGCTGTACAGCTGGGGCGTCAGGAGCAGTGCGACTTTGTCCTAGCTGTAGGCGGCGGCTCAGTCATCGACGCAAGTAAGCTAATCATCGCTGCGATGTGCAGTGACCAGGACCCTTGGGATATAGTTCGTGCTGGCAAGCATAGGGGCGAGCATCTACCGCTCGGTGTCGTGCTCACGATCCCCGCTACGGGATCGGAGATGAATAGTGGTGGAGTTATCTCTTGTCGTGAGACGCAGGAGAAGTATTCATTCTCAAGCAAGCATCCACAATTCTCCATCCTAGACCCTCGTATACCGACCTCTCTACCACCTTATCAGGTAGCGTGTGGTATAGCCGATACCTTCGTCCATGTTATGGAGCAGTACATGACGACGATGCGCAGTCCGCTCCTGATGGATCGTATGGCCGAGGGGGTGCTACACACGCTCATTGAGATTGCCCCAGGGCTGACGCACAACCATCAGGATGTCGATCTGATGGGTGAGTTTATGCTCTGCGCTACTGTCGGACTCAACGGTTACCTCTCGTGGGGTGTGGATCAAGACTGGAGTACGCACTATATAGGTCACGAGGTGACCGCCCTGACGGGTCTGACACACGGGCATACGCTCGCAATCATCCTGCCCGCCACGCTACAGGTGATGCGCCATCTAGGCAAGCAGGACAAGCTCCTGCAGTATGCGGCTCGGATATGGGGCTTGACCCCTCAGGCGTGCCAAGGCGAAGAGCACGCTATTACGGCAGCTATCGAAGCGACGAAGCAGTTCTTTGCCAAGCTCGGTCTCTCGGTCACGCTACGTGATGCGGAGGTACCTCACGAGGTGATCGACGAGGTGGTGCGTCGCTTTACGGAGCGTGGCACTGTACTCGGTGAGCATCAGAATATGACGCCCGAGATCGTACGACAGATCCTGGAGCTGGCTTACGAGTAA
- a CDS encoding Ppx/GppA family phosphatase has protein sequence MRKLNLAAIDIGSNAVRLLIKCVNSDLSDQPLSKVQLLRVPLRLGEDAFISGQISKRKQRDILSLMKVYKHLMKIYDVAHYRACATSAMREASNASEIVDKVLRKTGIQIEVISGEEEAALVAQSKIHRIVTTDRNYLFMDVGGGSTELNLYVGGEPVATRSFDIGTVRMLSGVVRDATFEAFDQYLSELYSQYGAATIVGTGGNINRLARINGTTDPSMPDTRFISAEALQEIYETLAALTDEQRMTRFNLKPDRSDVIVPAGELFTRVVAALHADQVIVPTIGVADGIIDQLYLKIMD, from the coding sequence ATGAGAAAGCTCAACCTCGCCGCCATCGACATTGGCTCGAATGCCGTGCGGCTCCTCATCAAGTGCGTCAATAGTGACCTCTCTGATCAACCGCTCAGCAAGGTGCAGCTCCTGCGTGTGCCACTCCGACTGGGCGAAGATGCTTTTATCTCTGGACAGATATCTAAGAGGAAGCAGCGTGATATACTCTCTCTCATGAAGGTCTACAAGCATCTGATGAAGATCTACGACGTGGCTCACTACCGCGCCTGCGCTACCTCAGCGATGCGCGAAGCGAGCAATGCTAGTGAGATCGTGGACAAGGTGCTACGTAAGACGGGTATACAGATAGAGGTGATCTCAGGTGAGGAGGAGGCAGCTCTCGTGGCGCAAAGCAAGATACACCGTATCGTCACGACAGATCGTAACTACCTCTTTATGGATGTGGGGGGCGGTAGCACGGAGTTGAATCTCTATGTGGGAGGAGAGCCTGTCGCCACACGCTCCTTTGACATCGGCACGGTGCGTATGCTGAGTGGGGTAGTGCGAGATGCGACATTCGAGGCTTTTGACCAGTATCTCTCGGAGCTGTATAGTCAGTACGGAGCTGCGACCATCGTTGGTACGGGTGGCAATATCAATCGGCTCGCACGTATCAACGGCACGACAGACCCCTCCATGCCGGATACCCGCTTCATCTCTGCTGAGGCGCTGCAAGAGATCTACGAGACGTTGGCGGCACTGACGGATGAACAGCGTATGACCCGCTTTAATCTAAAGCCCGATCGCTCTGATGTGATTGTCCCGGCGGGTGAGCTTTTCACCAGAGTCGTCGCGGCCCTACATGCGGATCAGGTGATCGTACCAACGATTGGTGTCGCAGATGGCATCATCGACCAGCTTTACCTGAAGATAATGGACTAA